acatttagcTTTATGTCTGTTGCTCTCTTgcaatctgtttttattgtgataaaacagaaggagaaacTGTGATCTCTGATTATAGATACAGAGTAGCCATAATTTCAAACTGGGATCATTGCGTCGAGTTGGTCACAGAGCAACTAACTTTGACAAAGCTTTGTATGCGATCCTACTTGTTAGTTCAGAATCCATCGTTTGCCGAGTTGCACTTTCATAGTCAGTCTTCTGGGATTCAAATAAGCTCTAAAAGTAATGCGCAAGAAAGAAACATTCCTAAAAGCAAAAAGAGTTTGCTCATTTGTTAGGTTTTATGGTAGCAGAGCTATAAAGAGCACAAAGAAATGTGGATGAATGCTCACTGCATTGTTGGATTACATCCATTTAGTTCTTTGCATGCTCTAAACTCTTCATAAGCACCAAAATAAAACCCTCACCGTGCCTTTCCATTATTACCTAGATGCAGTGCATGTCcagtttttcctttccttcttcttctttgtgaaTCTCCACACCAGGCCTGCTGTTGGAGCTGAAACCCAGCCTGAAGGTTTTCATCTTCCTCTCTACTTCAGCTAAACAAATACTCTCCTGCATGCCTGCATGACTGGTGTATGTGAGGAGAGAACAACCCGTTTACATCCGACTGTCACGTAAAGCAACGCCAGGCCCGATCCAAACTCTGCATGGTGGAAACCAGCAAACCGTGCTGGGACACAGCGAAGGCTGCTGCACGGTTCTGTAGCATCATTTTCAGTAATGGTCTCTTTCTGTCACTCCACACAATTCTAGCTCTCATCAAACGGTGAGATTTTGGGTCAAACCGGGTTTCGTAGCGAAAAGTAATCAGAAAATGTCCGTAGAGTTtgcagagctgtgtgtgtgtgtgtgtgctttatagatgaagaagaagagaaacagTTTTCATTCTGTACGACTATAGCAATTTCCAACTAATGAAGGATGATCTCAGAGGACGTTATGTGATTGTTAGAgttcaattatgttttttaaagctgaaatagAAGTAAGACCATTTTGTAATTCTCAGTATATTGAGGTGGAGGAAAACTCTAGATTttcattatgtttgtttttaatattaagtGATGAAACAGTATTTTAGTGCCCACTCTGCTCGTTTAGTATTGTGGAATCAAATTATCCACCAATATGTACATGTTGTGTTTTACTGACTCATGTTTCAATGCTAATGAACGGTGTCGCCTCTTTTTAAAGTAGCCAGTAAGACACCAAAGCACGAATATAATTATGCATAAGATTAGTAGAGTTACATATTCCTGATATTGTTTGGTgcaaatattagtttttttgttgtgcatttCTGCCTTTCACTCGAAAAGTTTTGATGTTTAATAATGACTTGAGTTTTATACTTTGTGAAAattttgtttgccttttaaaATTAGGAGTTAATTTTGTTCATGTTCAGTGTCGGACATATTTATTGACGCCTTCGGTAAGGATGTGTGAGGActagtttatattttattgcaggATCTCTTCccgaaaaataaacattcaattttaatgcatttatggGGGGAGAAAAACTCAGGTTTTACTGCATCTCCTCTTGTCATCATGATCACTTTGTAACAATTTACCAAACTGTAGTCAATGGAGAGAGGAATGTTTGACCATTGCTTTTAAATGGAACAGTTCTTTTTAGCTCAGCCCAAAGGTTTCCTTTATGATTTCATTCCAGAAGCATGATTTTATAATCGATTAACCGTTTGCGTGAATCATGATCGCCCATTTTCACCTTTATGGTAGCATCCACCAGATTATTATGACAGATTTCCTGATATTTCAAAGAGCAAATAGAGAATAAAGTATTATGAAACAGGCCCATAGCATCACAGAAATGGAAATGAGGTGCTTTTCCATGTACTATTTCTTTGTTGCACCAAACCCATCTGTTGCGTTGGTTGCCGAAGTCTTGACCAAGTTTCCAGTTGAAGTCCCAGCTCAACATGtttacgttttttttgttgtttatttttctactaTTAAATAATCAGTTGGCATGAAATTATTTCTAATGGTGGAAACTTGGTGCAACTCTTTGCCGCAGTTCTCCCTCAGTGAACTGTGGAGTGTTTTTGGAGCTTCATAACAGGATCGATGCGGGTTCTGATCCATCATAGAGAGAAATGGACCTTTGTGTCAAGTGATAGATAGGATTCAGGAAAACAAAGTCAgagattacaaattaaaattcataTTCATAGAAACTTTGAAAGTATAAATTCAGCAAATGccttatttacatttattttaaagagatttttatAGGCGTCATCAgggtgccaataaatgtggccGGTGCTGCAACCCGGACCGACCCGACAGTTTCCACTTTTAGTTTCCACCTTGATCTCTGACCCTGTTTACTGTCTGCATCATGTCCACATTacctcacaaacacaaaccttatatttgtgcttttattggTAGCCGATATTATCCACAGgatgaaaaactaaaagaataTTTTGGTCTTTGATTCGCTGAGAAGTGGGTCAGAACGGCTGGTATAAGTGGCCCAACCAGTGGCCAAATACTGGTTTCCGCAATTGTTGagatattattaataatatttttgccTCTGTAAATGGAGAGTAAAGCTTCATGATATGTAATCTCCTCAACACTGTGACTTATGTGAAGCACAAAGTGACAACGTTCAGTTATTATCCATGTTAAAAccttaatttagctttttttttgctgcttcctgtcttgacatgtttttgttttgtctaacTTGTATTTTTCCTAATGGTCTTGTTTTCTCATAACTGTGTcacgttttgttttaaattctgcCTATTTTGACTCCTGTTGATCTGTAGCCTTATTATTGCTCGAGACGGTCTGCCACAATCTTACTGGTGCGGTTCGTCTGTgataactgaattaaaaataaataaagcatgttaATTCACCTCAGATGTGCcagattttttactttaatttgcaAGTTACACAATgattacaaacaaaacacttcagCAATTATTTGCAGTAATCCAGTTTATAATAGAATGTTTTAATAGAGATTACAACTTAAAATAGTTGGGATAAACGGTATATTTAACATGCTTAGCATTTAGAACGATATGAGGAGTTAGTGCTGATTTCAGAAAGTGACTACAGTATCTGTACATGTTGATGCAAATCTGCTATATTCTGCTTTTTCCCTCTAATTTGCTTCCAGTATCTAGTCAATTTTCCTCTTATTTTCCAGCTGTGATGATTCTTCAGCTTGCTTCCTGGGTGTTTAAAAAAGAATGGTTGTTAGCGGTAAAGACGACAGGGGCTAAATCTTAAGTTGAACAGATGAGAGACTTACTGCCAAGGCGGATCTGACCGCCTGTAATTGGAAGAAGACTCGTCCTCCTTCCTCTGGACACACCGACTTCAGCTCCTCTCTGCTCATCCCCAGCAGCATGGAGCCGCTCAGCACGCCCAGGCAGCGCACGGTGCTGCAGTCAAAGCAACGCTGGAGTTAGTTAATGTGTAACAGAGCCAAACCATAACCTCCATGAGGAGAGAAACAGTCCCTGCAGGAAACGTCTTAGTGTGTTTAACCAGAAGAGcgattttttaaattgaacacaGGAAGCGTTTCACGTGTTTGTTGCTAATTTACTTCCTTGTAAAACTTTTCATGAACATTTATCATGTTGCCACCACAAACTCGGCATGAAGAGAGGTACCAGAGGTCCCCTGTGGACTTTGACACAAGCCATGTTGggaacacagcaaacatttggaaaaagcTGTGAGACCAAAATTGGGaagcaaaaatttaaatgcGTCTGAATACACTATTTTGACCATAAATTctggaggtggcagcatcatgttgagggatgcttttcttcagcaaaagGCAGAAAATCTGCTGATGGATATacaaaaagagataaaaacaggGCAACACTTGAATAAAACCTCTTTGAGGCTCCAAAAGATGTAAAATACTAAGAAATGGCTTAGATCATGTGTTGGGATGGTCCAATCAAAGCCCGGGCCTGgactaaaatgtgtttcatcCTCTGCACTATGAGTTCAGGCTCCTCCTATCTGAACGCAGATGTCTGATCCCCAAATGTAAAAGTAAGCAGCATAAAACCTGTTGCCATAAGTTTCCAAAATTTTGTTTAGcattcatattattttattattctttttaatcttGTCATAAAGTCTGTAATTATCCTGTGGATTGAAAAGAGCAAATAATCTTTGTATCAAGTGTGACAATTCCTGAATGTAGCTGAATGTTGAGAAATCAGTGTTGACTAGTGGCTTTTAATTTGCTCTCACTTACATCGGGTTGAATCCCGCGTTTTCCAACCAGGCCTTCACCTCCGGTGGTTTAGATTTCCTCGTCAGAACTGGAGACGTGTCAAAATCCTATATGAAAATAGAAGAggcatgttttctttgtgtgagGTCAGTTTTCATTTCCcatcatttcatgttttctgagcGGAAGCCACCTCATAAGACTGAACGTCCACATCTTCCAGGACGTTGTTTGGGACGTAACCTTCCTCTCCTCTGCTGTTCCTCACTTTCCACCACTGCTTCGACTTGTCCAGAAGCTGCAggagaacaaaaccaaaagaagagATGGAAGATTGGTTGGTCtccttttgaaaatgttattattttggGAGCGAGGAAAACAGATACTCACATCAACTATTTCTCCTTTAGTGACGTTGAGCTCCCTTTGGTTTCTGGAtatgaagtcatatttgacGCGTAGTTTTACCTCGACTGGCCTGGAAGACGCAGAAGGAAGGGAAACTTCAGAGCAGTGAGATTTAAACCTTGATGAAGTGTAATCTGTCTACTTACCCTGGTTTTTGTCGTTCTTTTGGTGGCTTCCACTTTGCATAACCCTGCGCAGAAAATGCCAACAATATGtaatttttctatatttctcTTGAGCAGGACGAAGAATCATTGATTAAAATTCCACCTGACCAGCTCCTCCTGTGTTTTGTGTCCAGCTGTGTTTGGTGATGGCTGCAGGCTTGGCGGAGGCCGGGGACTCTCCCGCCGGCTCTCCGGTTCACTGGGTGGAAGCTCTCCAGTCACTTCTGGGGGCTGCCAGCCATCAAAAAACTGCATGTTGTAGACTGGGATgtcctcatcctcctctggCCATTTGGTACTGGCGATACCATCAGAAACATTTCATCTCATCAGGTAAACTGAGTCATGAAGTGGATATAAATAAAGAGAACCCAAAAGCTGTGGTTATAGAGTTCCCCTGTCTTGCCTGTAATGCTGGGACATTgctctacattttgttttagtgaCATTGGGGCCACAGTGAACTAATGCTCTCATATGCTAACAAGACAATTTGATCAGAAGAGAGTTGCATCACAAAAACTGCCACAGCTATGATCCGATAATAACATTAAGATATGCAGACActaaatatactgctcaaaaaaataaagggaacactttaagtgttaaacacctgtttaagtgttccctttaattttttgagcagtgtatattgaAAGTTGGGATAAGTTAAAGCGAAATGTAAGGGATGTATTATAGTCTAAATCATTATTGTCAAACTCCTCGAAGGACTGGTTTAGGaagaatgtattaataaaagtaattaacAACTAAAATATTATAACTTTCTCTGCATTCAACGAgtacttctaaaaaaaatttataatttggCTCCAAACACATAaacttgatttgatttgactaataaaataatatttaagcacaaaaCTGTTATGTCGTAGTCATATTTCTGTGGCTCTTAAGAGTCTACAGGGCCACAGAAATAGTTTTGGCGGTCCAGATTTGGTCTGcaggcctcgagtttgacacatgtggtctaaataattcagataattaatatttaaccaCTTGGGGGAATTCATAAAGCGAGAAAATTTAATTCCCAGGTGGAGAGTTGATCTCAACATATGagataaaaaatgagaaaaaaattaaacaagatgGGAAAGTATTGCAGCCTGTCCAGATGCAGCAGAACACTGTGAACTACACGCCACTCATCCTATTACACATTAAATTTTCAGAATCGGAGCATATTAAAAGTGAGGAACTTacttaaaaagtgtaaaacttgATGTTCCATGTTTCCTCAAGGTTAGACCCGACAGTTCACACACAGACTGTTCTGCAAAACGCCTAGCTGGTCTGATGGGAAGCTAAAAGCAGCTTGTAGAAATTAAGGAGAATTTGTAGAACATCAAGTTCAGTtgagtctttaaaaaaaataacttcactCCTGCTATTACAAACTCACGTGTAATGGAGACAAATATTCACAGTATCCTGCTGCGTCATGATGACTGAAAAAGACGTCTGTGACGTCACCgtgtcttttcatttttttatatttctattaaaGGATGACAGAACGCTCtggaaattatatttctacCATATATGAGTCTCCCCAAGTAGTCGGGTAACCATTTGATGAATTATCCAGACAGTAAGTTATTAAAACATCTGTATAGTGTAGTGTAAGACTAAGAATTGATATTATTGGATCAGTCACATTTGGATTGATTCTGTAACAGTGGCAATTACAACAACCCATTTATGTTGGAATAGCATTATTCCTCATTAATGTCAATAAAAGGCTGGGAGTGTGCTGGGCGTAGCAGGAACCTGGGGATGTTCCAGGCGTCTCCCAGTGACTGCCACAGGTTGTCCTCCTCCGAGGATGCCTCCTCACTCAGGAGACGGATACACTGAGGCGTGAGCAGCGGGGCGACGATGGACGGAGGGACGGTTTCAGAGCAGTGAGAGcacacctggtgaagaaagaaCAGCAGAACTGAGAAAGACAGAGTTATCGCATTGCAACTTTTTCCAGGATCAAACAGAAATgccataaaacagaaaagtttagaAATATGAAGTCACTCACGAAGGCTAATGCAGAGAACAAAGAGTGGACAAAGTCAGGAGCGGCTGGATTGTTGATCTTTCCGTTGAGCTCTCCCTGTGAAACAACGCCAGCGTCCATTAGAGCACAAAGAGGACACACACAATGACACGGCGTCACGGTGTAAATAGAGACACACACCAGAAGGTTGAAGCCAGATTTGATTTTATGGAGGCAATCCGAAAACTCCTCCTCAGGCGGCATCCCATCCCCTCCTACATGGATCAAAAACCACGCAGTGATGCATGGATGTATGAGAACACGTTAGTCTAAGAGCTTTTATTGAAAACtaccttttccttttttctttttctttttcttctttgcatttTTGGCGTCGGCTGCGGATATTTTCCCCATGAAGATCTCGACGTCGGTTATGATGTGGTTTAAAATGTCCTGTAcggaaagaaaactgaaagtcTTATTCACAACGTTTCTTCTACGTTTAATTCTTTCCAATTTCAAGGACTGAAAAACTAATGTAGCCTGAAGTAGAGGAAACTCACAACATTCCTGTCCAGTTCTGTGTACGGTCGACGGGGAGGTGATGGAGACGGCATCGGTGGCGGGACGACGTCTTCCTCCCTGTACCGACGCAGATCCAGTTCAGGCTCAGGGAAGTCATCCTCAGCTGGACgaagaaacagtaaaaaaaaaaaaaaaaaacagatttggaGAAACAAAAGTTGCTCACATCACAGTTTCATCTACTATTTTCACTCTTTGTAGCTTTTACTGGATGTTTATAAGATCACTTAAACAGACAAAGACTAAAAGAGCAACATTGTTCTCCAAAACAGCATTTTCATCAGGTTTTCCTGGTCAGAAATTCCCTGCCCTTCCGGAATGGAAAGCTCTACTATTcctgctgattttttaaatccagaataCATCTATTTTGTTAGCGATGCGTTATGTTTCGATGAATGTATTTGCCCCATCTAAAATTTCTTCGGTGATGTCACCATTTTACATTAAAcctctgttttatgttttttaaaatctggtctcACCGTTGTCAGGCGGAGTACGTGGTGGCGCTTCGTATGCAGGCCTCGGCTCTGCAGGCTTATTGGGCTGTTTCACTCTTTCATGTCCGCCCACAATGCGTCCATTGCTgcttaaaatgcacaaaaaaccccaacattaTGAGTAAGTAAGATAAACAAACCCATCCACATGTACCAGGATTTACTCCTACCTGATGTGTGAACCCTCACTCTTCTGCAACAGAGCTCGCATTAAATCCTTTGCGATGAAATCAGCCTTGgacacaacagaaaacattaatatcTTTTGTCTCGCTCTTCTCAGATCCTCCTTCCAAAGCTGCGTCTCACCCTGACTTCATCGCACTGGAACAGGAAGACGGTGGTGGCGGCTTTTCTCCTGTTCTGGACGGACAGGATGAGCAGAGAGTCAAACACCCCGGCGTCCAGAAAGGCCAATAACTCCTTTATTTCACCAGGAGAAAATGACTCCAGCTCTTCCTAACAATGCACAGTAAAGTGAGGTTAGAGCAGCTAAAACCACAACATGATGTGAAGAAGATTTTGACTGAGATTCTACATACTGAAGCatactttttgtttccttacAGGGTCATaaatttattcaagtaaaagtaaaagtaactgTCCAAGAAAggactcaagtaagagtagaataGTATTTAGTTAAAAGGCTCCTCAGGTACTGAGTGGCTGATCAgaacatctgatttaatatttaaaaattatttaatcagaTGGACAAAACTGTAAAGTTATGTTCAAATCCTGGTATTTTAatgactaaaatataaaaaaaataatgcaaacaaaTGATTACAAAATAGCAGATTCAGGTAGCACTTTTCtaaatcataaaaaacacaacatgaagcCGTTACAATCGATAATGCAAACGTAAGCATGTTAGAACAGGTGAAGTACTTTGTCAAACGGCACAACAGGtggaaaacattagaaaaacataaaaaatatgttttactttagCTTAAGCAGTAGATGTTTTTGAATCTCAtgcattttttgtctttctttattCAGTGAAGTTAATCAAAGTGTATCCATATTTCATAAGAATTTCATACACTGCAGTAAAACTGctaaattttttccaaaaaagttactcaggtaaatgtaactagttccTCAGCGTGTGACCTGATGGCACTGAAGCAAgcttgaatattttagatttcattgctctttatatttaaaactttgtgtttCATGGTTCTAACAGAACATAGAGGATCACTCTCACCCATCAGGGCTGTAGCTCACCTTGGTTTCGTAGTCTATGAGCAGCAGGTTGGCACCGCGAACCTCCAGCACCATGTTTTGACCCCAAATACGATCCGTTTGGTCCAGAAGCTTCAGGCGCTCCACACAGTCCGGGATATTTCTGAGATCCTTCCCGTTTAGGTCGCAAGTAAACAAGTGCTGGAACAGATGAACCTCTGGTGAATTATTAAGGCCAACGACTCAAAGATGTGCGACTTTAAAAGTTGCCATGGTAATACCTCCACTCTGTACTCTGACTTTTCCATCATCTTGTTCACTGATGCTGCATACTGCAGCCTCTGCACTGTTGAACCACAGAGCAGAACGATGAGTGATAATTCATCAATGAATAGATGTGATTATTTGATCGACTAGGCACTGATCACGCACAGTAAATCGACTTTGCACTGGGTCTCGAGATGTTCGATATTTGGGAGGCGGAATCATCCATGTTGGAAAATCCACTGGGTCAAAGGGAAACAACACCAGAGCTGATGACGAGGAAAGCCGAGACCAGTTGGATATCAGGAAATTACATCATAAAATACGTACTTGGACTGGAGGGAAATGTAGCTGCTGGTCTCAGAACCGTACGGACTGTTGCTCCTGGACATCCTGTCCTGACACACCTGCCGGATCACACACAACATGCACAGCAAACTGCAGACGTCACAAGTGTTTCCTGACTCAGAAGCACACCGAAATAAACCCATAAATTCATCCTTCCAAGAGGTTTCATTACGCAACACCAACTAAAGGCAGGAAACATCacagtttgttctgtttgggCTCAGAAACTTAgtttaaaacccaaaattcaaGTAAAAGGTGTTTTGTTCATCATTGCCTAGCTACATTTAGCAATGATCAACCAAGCAACAATAAGATCTCCAATACTGATAGATTTTCAAAACTACAGGTATTGTTCCCAATTACCTGAAGATATTTACACACAGACAACTTTGGTGTTTAAAGAACATTTAGCTCATTGAGTTTATGAAATTTTAACCCTAATGGAAATAAATTAGAGAAGCATTCATATTGCCAGGTTGTCTTAAAGGACCTTCAGTAAGTCTCCGCgcttttcagacaaaaagaacTGTTCACTTAAGCCTGACATTATTATCAGGCTTCCTACCTTTCTCGTTCTGCTGCTGAATCTTGGTGATTTCCTCCTGTGTTATTTACAGCGGTTTAGCAGCAGCATCCACCTTCAGTTCATATTTTAATCCTTCACTTCGACGGCGTGAAACCAAAGCTTCCTTATGAAGGAGGAGGACAAAGTCCGCTGCCAGTAGCAAAACGATGCGTGCAATAGCGACTCGTCTCAGGTGAGGGAGGGAGCTTTGGCATGGCTTCACAAAAGCTGTACTCAGATTCCCAACATTTTATCTCTGTGGTTTTGCTAATCTATTCAGCATGAATACTGTGGATTACAATCCTGGGAAGAACTACTTAGTcctaaatgtttgtgttcatcaaatgcattttaatttatttactgaaaaatagctatccaaaccaacctggtaCCATATGAAAAAGTCTTTAACAGTGGATTGTGTTAATTCTGAATATTGGAAGGTTTTGTATGTAAACAAAACCTTAATGGAAAAATCTTGATGACTATTATgcctccattttgtttgttgtgtgatTTTGATTCAGGCTAATCAAAATCAACCTGAATCAGGCCATCATTAACACAAACTGAATCTCCtattctttaatctcccatggttCCTCCTTCAAGAGGAATGAATTCATCCGTCCAACAATTACattgcatccatccatccatcttctgtacacccttgtccctattggggtcaggagggctgctggtgcctatctccagccaACGTtacgggcgagaggcggggttcaccctggacaggtcgccagtcgtcgcagggcaacacagagacagacaggacaaacaaccatctcacacctagggagaatttagagagaccaattaacctaaacAGTTAATTAacagagagaccaattaactgTCAGgttatgggaggaagccggagtacccggagagaacccactcatgcacagggagaacatgcaaactccgtggagaaagaccccgggccgggaatcgaacccaggaccttcttgctgcaaggcaacagctctaccaactgcgtCACTGTGCAGCCCGCAACGCTCAACTCCTAAAGCATAAAAAACCCCAGAAGATCATCTTAACT
Above is a genomic segment from Xiphophorus couchianus chromosome 20, X_couchianus-1.0, whole genome shotgun sequence containing:
- the eps8l3a gene encoding epidermal growth factor receptor kinase substrate 8-like protein 3 isoform X3 — its product is MSRSNSPYGSETSSYISLQSNGFSNMDDSASQISNISRPSAKSIYLQRLQYAASVNKMMEKSEYRVEHLFTCDLNGKDLRNIPDCVERLKLLDQTDRIWGQNMVLEVRGANLLLIDYETKEELESFSPGEIKELLAFLDAGVFDSLLILSVQNRRKAATTVFLFQCDEVRADFIAKDLMRALLQKSEGSHISNGRIVGGHERVKQPNKPAEPRPAYEAPPRTPPDNAEDDFPEPELDLRRYREEDVVPPPMPSPSPPRRPYTELDRNVDILNHIITDVEIFMGKISAADAKNAKKKKKKKKGKGGDGMPPEEEFSDCLHKIKSGFNLLGELNGKINNPAAPDFVHSLFSALAFVCSHCSETVPPSIVAPLLTPQCIRLLSEEASSEEDNLWQSLGDAWNIPSTKWPEEDEDIPVYNMQFFDGWQPPEVTGELPPSEPESRRESPRPPPSLQPSPNTAGHKTQEELGYAKWKPPKERQKPGPVEVKLRVKYDFISRNQRELNVTKGEIVDLLDKSKQWWKVRNSRGEEGYVPNNVLEDVDVQSYEDFDTSPVLTRKSKPPEVKAWLENAGFNPITVRCLGVLSGSMLLGMSREELKSVCPEEGGRVFFQLQAVRSALAEAS
- the eps8l3a gene encoding epidermal growth factor receptor kinase substrate 8-like protein 3 isoform X2; this translates as MSRSNSPYGSETSSYISLQSNGFSNMDDSASQISNISRPSAKSIYLQRLQYAASVNKMMEKSEYRVEHLFTCDLNGKDLRNIPDCVERLKLLDQTDRIWGQNMVLEVRGANLLLIDYETKEELESFSPGEIKELLAFLDAGVFDSLLILSVQNRRKAATTVFLFQCDEVRADFIAKDLMRALLQKSEGSHISSNGRIVGGHERVKQPNKPAEPRPAYEAPPRTPPDNAEDDFPEPELDLRRYREEDVVPPPMPSPSPPRRPYTELDRNVDILNHIITDVEIFMGKISAADAKNAKKKKKKKKGKGGDGMPPEEEFSDCLHKIKSGFNLLGELNGKINNPAAPDFVHSLFSALAFVCSHCSETVPPSIVAPLLTPQCIRLLSEEASSEEDNLWQSLGDAWNIPSTKWPEEDEDIPVYNMQFFDGWQPPEVTGELPPSEPESRRESPRPPPSLQPSPNTAGHKTQEELGYAKWKPPKERQKPGPVEVKLRVKYDFISRNQRELNVTKGEIVDLLDKSKQWWKVRNSRGEEGYVPNNVLEDVDVQSYEDFDTSPVLTRKSKPPEVKAWLENAGFNPITVRCLGVLSGSMLLGMSREELKSVCPEEGGRVFFQLQAVRSALAEAS
- the eps8l3a gene encoding epidermal growth factor receptor kinase substrate 8-like protein 3 isoform X1 — translated: MLCVIRQVCQDRMSRSNSPYGSETSSYISLQSNGFSNMDDSASQISNISRPSAKSIYLQRLQYAASVNKMMEKSEYRVEHLFTCDLNGKDLRNIPDCVERLKLLDQTDRIWGQNMVLEVRGANLLLIDYETKEELESFSPGEIKELLAFLDAGVFDSLLILSVQNRRKAATTVFLFQCDEVRADFIAKDLMRALLQKSEGSHISSNGRIVGGHERVKQPNKPAEPRPAYEAPPRTPPDNAEDDFPEPELDLRRYREEDVVPPPMPSPSPPRRPYTELDRNVDILNHIITDVEIFMGKISAADAKNAKKKKKKKKGKGGDGMPPEEEFSDCLHKIKSGFNLLGELNGKINNPAAPDFVHSLFSALAFVCSHCSETVPPSIVAPLLTPQCIRLLSEEASSEEDNLWQSLGDAWNIPSTKWPEEDEDIPVYNMQFFDGWQPPEVTGELPPSEPESRRESPRPPPSLQPSPNTAGHKTQEELGYAKWKPPKERQKPGPVEVKLRVKYDFISRNQRELNVTKGEIVDLLDKSKQWWKVRNSRGEEGYVPNNVLEDVDVQSYEDFDTSPVLTRKSKPPEVKAWLENAGFNPITVRCLGVLSGSMLLGMSREELKSVCPEEGGRVFFQLQAVRSALAEAS